The proteins below come from a single Rosa rugosa chromosome 2, drRosRugo1.1, whole genome shotgun sequence genomic window:
- the LOC133733310 gene encoding probable disease resistance protein At4g27220 codes for MEFYYFQMAIAIIAVIVTWIGVIATIKWIWTLVKHRLGYMVEKHEPTSQDNQEFVNINASRPLPSPSAESSAARRWNYDVFLSFRGPDTRKGITFELYDRLHRRGIKTFMDDQDLQVGDTISPTLLKAIEESRLAIVVLSEKYASSTWCLEELTKICECMKDDNRILPLFYNVEPTDVRYQKRSFEEAFTKYENSGRHRSEKVQQWRDALNKVAHFSGWDSKKYKTERELIEDIVEYVCSKVQPIAINMGDFKEFEATRQAMNMVMKGLEDDEVTAIGVYGMGGVGKTTMVKHVSDKARKNGIFRHVIMATISQSPDLRKIQGQLADLLGFEFKEETEIGRAARLSKEIMRRNKILIILDDIWERMDISRIGIPSYEELQKCNSKVLLTTRIWNVCHVMRCQEKITLNILSKEDSWTLFVRNAGRSFESTNFENVARKVAGECRGLPIALIAVARALGDKELVEWERAAQRLEKSQTANPDDKGDASECIRLSYDYLKDEDYKSCFLLCCLFPEDYDIQIENLFNYVIGKGLFRDAETIEEARGTTNLVVEHLKNCSLLLDSEEDGCVRMHDVIRDTAMIIAKSKDGHGFLVKAGSGLKHWSCRLHEDYSAISLMKNKIRKLPEELVCPKLQILLLQVNSDLTEIPEKFIQSANELRVLDLGLTSVLSLPQSLSLLSNLQALYLDFCKKRVDISIIGKLTKLEILSMRGYPVKELSRELWREVGKLTNLRMLDVGGVSLVGGGTVTIPSKVISKLHRLEELYMLYCGFEDWGSRVEGEGEETYISFDELTGLSNLKIVQLCISDAKCIPKEVEVEPNWVYFDIRIDGWSSNPYKRNVPNSRSSSLNTTISSLPDWLVNVVTRKSEKLLYEEDCKGLSNILMEYDHGRLHGLKHLSVIGPNKSLKELMNTTTRIKQEPVFENLEELHLSRLDCMKELCVGDLPPGSLFNVKLLRIRDCLNLGNVLLPSKLLQRLPNLEIVFLYRIRKLEYVFGCEGFEPEHSKLREVTLLWLDAVRSICNGPVPRAMFRTLRSLLIFRCKPLGSLFTCDAAQCLFQLEELWVENCPLLERVIETSKETVNNNKRIVLSKLNKLVLKELPVLYSGSATTDIDIECPSLEHLYVKDCPHLSFPTSASDYFHSSNEIQLNDQQEHDILYRRIWSPTLES; via the exons ATGGAATTCTATTACTTCCAG ATGGCCATAGCGATTATTGCGGTAATTGTGACATGGATCGGTGTCATAGCTACTATTAAGTGGATATGGACTCTAGTGAAGCATCGGTTGGGTTACATGGTTGAAAAGCATGAGCCAACATCGCAGGATAATCAAGAGTTCGTCAACATCAATGCCTCCAGACCTCTTCCTTCACCATCAGCTGAATCATCAGCAGCTCGTCGATGGAATTATGATGTGTTCTTGAGTTTCAGGGGTCCTGACACTCGCAAGGGTATTACATTTGAATTATATGATCGACTGCACAGGAGGGGAATTAAAACATTCATGGATGACCAAGATCTTCAAGTAGGGGATACTATTTCTCCCACTCTACTAAAAGCAATTGAAGAATCAAGGTTGGCAATTGTTGTTCTGTCCGAAAAGTATGCTTCTTCTACTTGGTGTTTGGAGGAACTTACAAAGATCTGTGAGTGCATGAAAGACGACAACAGAATTCTTCCACTTTTTTATAATGTCGAGCCTACTGATGTAAGATATCAGAAGAGAAGTTTCGAAGAAGCTTTCACCAAATATGAAAATTCTGGGCGACATAGATCAGAGAAGGTCCAACAATGGAGAGATGCTTTAAACAAAGTGGCTCATTTCTCTGGTTGGGATTCCAAGAAATACAA GACTGAAAGAGAACTCATCGAAgacattgtggaatatgtatgTAGTAAAGTACAACCTATTGCAATCAACATGGGAGATTTTAAAGAATTTGAAGCAACAAGACAAGCCATGAATATGGTTATGAAAGGGCTAGAAGATGATGAGGTCACTGCCATTGGAGTCTACGGAATGGGAGGCGTCGGCAAGACAACCATGGTAAAACATGTCAGTGATAAAGCTCGAAAAAATGGAATCTTTCGTCATGTAATTATGGCTACTATATCACAAAGCCCTGACTTGAGGAAAATTCAAGGCCAGTTGGCAGATCTGTTGGGCTTTGAATTCAAGGAGGAGACTGAAATTGGTAGAGCAGCTAGATTGAGTAAGGAGATAATGAGAAGAAATAAGATCCTCATAATCCTTGATGACATTTGGGAGAGGATGGATATATCAAGAATAGGAATACCTAGCTACGAGGAACTTCAAAAGTGCAATTCCAAAGTCCTACTCACCACAAGGATATGGAATGTCTGTCATGTCATGAGATGCCAAGAAAAGATCACCCTCAATATCCTATCAAAAGAGGATTCTTGGACATTGTTTGTGAGGAATGCAGGAAGGTCTTTTGAATCCACCAATTTTGAGAATGTAGCGAGGAAGGTAGCTGGAGAATGTAGGGGTCTACCGATTGCATTGATAGCAGTTGCAAGGGCACTCGGCGATAAAGAATTGGTGGAATGGGAAAGAGCAGCTCAACGACTAGAGAAGTCACAAACTGCCAACCCTGACGATAAAGGAGATGCATCTGAATGTATAAGATTAAGTTATGATTACTTGAAAGATGAGGATTACAAGTCATGCTTCTTGCTCTGTTGCTTATTTCCAGAAGACTATGACATCCAAATAGAAAACTTATTCAACTATGTGATAGGGAAAGGATTGTTTAGAGATGCTGAGACCATCGAAGAAGCCAGAGGAACAACAAATTTGGTGGTTGAGCACCTGAAAAATTGTAGCTTGCTTTTGGATAGTGAAGAGGATGGATGTGTAAGAATGCATGATGTCATCCGGGATACGGCCATGATAATTGCAAAATCGAAAGACGGGCATGGGTTTTTGGTAAAAGCTGGGTCTGGTTTAAAGCATTGGTCATGTCGATTACATGAAGACTACTCTGCAATTTCACTAATGAAGAACAAAATTCGCAAGCTACCTGAAGAGTTGGTATGTCCAAAACTCCAGATTTTATTACTACAAGTGAATTCTGATTTAACTGAGATTCCGGAAAAATTTATCCAAAGTGCAAATGAACTAAGGGTCTTAGATCTTGGCCTCACTAGTGTTTTATCACTACCCCAATCATTGAGTCTCCTATCAAACCTCCAAGCTTTGTATTTAGATTTTTGCAAGAAAAGAGTTGACATTTCCATAATTGGAAAACTTACTAAGCTTGAGATTCTTAGTATGAGAGGTTATCCTGTTAAGGAATTGTCAAGAGAATTGTGGAGAGAAGTAGGAAAATTGACTAATCTAAGGATGTTGGATGTCGGTGGTGTTAGTTTGGTGGGTGGAGGTACTGTCACAATTCCCTCTAAAGTGATATCAAAGTTGCATAGATTAGAAGAACTGTACATGCTGTACTGTGGATTTGAGGACTGGGGAAGTCGAGTTgagggagaaggagaagaaacatATATTAGCTTTGATGAGTTAACTGGTTTATCAAATTTGAAAATTGTGCAGCTTTGCATATCTGATGCAAAATGCATCCCAAAAGAAGTTGAGGTCGAACCAAATTGGGTTTACTTTGATATACGTATCGATGGCTGGTCAAGCAATCCATACAAGCGAAATGTTCCTAACTCAAGATCCTCGTCTCTCAACACAACCATCAGTAGCTTACCAGACTGGCTTGTCAATGTGGTGACAAGGAAATCAGAGAAGCTACTGTATGAAGAAGACTGCAAAGGTTTAAGTAACATTCTTATGGAATATGACCATGGGAGGTTACATGGACTGAAGCATCTCTCTGTAATTGGTCCCAATAAGAGCTTGAAAGAGTTGATGAACACAACAACACGGATTAAACAAGAACCTGTGTTTGAGAACTTGGAAGAGTTGCATCTGAGTCGTCTGGACTGCATGAAGGAGTTGTGTGTTGGTGACTTACCACCTGGTTCTCTATTCAATGTGAAGTTATTGAGGATCCGCGATTGTCTTAACTTGGGGAATGTACTGTTGCCTTCAAAATTGTTGCAGAGACTGCCAAATCTGGAAATAGTATTTCTTTATAGAATACGTAAATTGGAATATGTGTTTGGATGCGAAGGGTTTGAGCCAGAACATTCAAAATTGAGAGAGGTGACATTGTTGTGGCTAGATGCAGTAAGAAGCATATGTAATGGTCCGGTTCCCCGTGCTATGTTCCGGACTCTTAGAAGTTTGTTAATTTTCCGTTGTAAGCCTTTGGGAAGTCTCTTCACATGTGATGCAGCGCAATGTCTTTTTCAATTGGAAGAGCTTTGGGTAGAGAATTGCCCTTTGTTGGAAAGAGTAATTGAAACAAGCAAGGAAACAGTTAACAACAACAAGAGGATTGTTCTTTCAAAATTAAATAAGTTAGTTTTGAAGGAACTTCCTGTGTTGTACAGTGGAAGCGCTACTACTGACATTGATATCGAGTGTCCTTCATTGGAACACCTGTATGTGAAGGACTGCCCCCATTTGTCATTTCCAACCTCTGCTTCTGACTATTTCCACAGCAGCAACGAGATCCAACTCAATGATCAACAAGAGCACGACATTCTATATCGCAG AATTTGGAGTCCAACATTGGAAAGCTGA
- the LOC133728358 gene encoding protein FAR1-RELATED SEQUENCE 5-like — protein MGLSSFWLMDNANCPSLGNQPTSNIKDLQGKEQCDHSHCEPTDDLHVVNENNEEATEEVILGKEFMDVESASKFYNNYGGKHGFNVRIRNSRKNIENFVTWVRYCCSKEGFRIKDKRRTNASYSQPVTRCGCQAHLTIQLQKNGNFKVVSFQKNHNHPLISTPLKHLLKVNRNISEAQKAHADDAECSGFSIKATVELMSREVGGPENLGFSHKDYMNYIHRKRMSKMEKGDAGAILQYFQKMQSENSSYFYSIQLDEDDMITNIFWADARSVSDYSLFGDVLCFDTTYRTNEYGRPFAPFVGVNHHKQTTLFGAALLYDETTESFRWLFETFLSAMSSKQPITILTDQSAAMAKAIKDVFPQATHRLCVWHLYQNAAKNLSHVFHGSSEFVDDFSNCMYDYEFENEWLLAWNDMLEKYSLQENKWLNNLFELREKWALVYGRHTFTADMKSTQRSECMNNVLKKYLRPEHNLLRYEDSAQNVHCSCKKFTFVGILCVHALKVLDKKNVKKIPPQYILK, from the exons ATGGGTTTGTCCTCTTTCTG GTTAATGGATAATGCAAACTGTCCAAGCTTGGGCAATCAGCCAACAAGTAATATCAAAGACTTACAAGGTAAAGAGCAGTGTGATCATTCTCATTGTGAACCTACTGATGATTTGCATGTAGTGAATGAAAATAATGAAGAGGCAACTGAAGAGGTCATTCTTGGAAAAGAGTTTATGGATGTTGAGAGTGCATCTAAGTTTTATAACAATTATGGTGGCAAACATGGATTCAATGTGAGGATAAGAAACAGTAGGAAAAACATTGAGAATTTTGTGACATGGGTACGTtattgttgttcaaaagaaggtttcaGGATAAAGGACAAGCGTCGTACAAATGCATCTTATTCTCAACCAGTTACAAGATGTGGTTGTCAAGCTCATCTAACCATCCAACTGCAGAAGAATGGAAATTTCAAGGTTGTCTCATTTCAGAAAAATCATAATCATCCTTTGATTAGTACTCCACTGAAGCATTTGCTTAAGGTCAATAGAAATATATCTGAGGCACAAAAAGCACATGCAGATGATGCTGAATGCTCTGGTTTCTCCATAAAAGCAACTGTGGAGCTGATGAGTAGAGAAGTAGGAGGGCCAGAGAATCTTGGATTTTCACACAAGGATTACATGAATTACATACATAGAAAGCGAATGTCTAAAATGGAAAAGGGAGATGCAGGTGCTATATTACAGTACTTTCAGAAGATGCAATCTGAGAATTCGTCATATTTTTATTCAATCCAACTTGATGAGGATGATATGATCACCAATATATTTTGGGCTGATGCTCGATCGGTAAGTGATTATAGTCTTTTTGGAGATGTGCTTTGTTTTGATACGACGTACAGAACAAATGAATATGGTCGACCATTTGCACCATTTGTTGGGGTTAATCATCATAAGCAAACAACACTATTTGGTGCAGCTTTGTTATATGATGAAACAACAGAGTCTTTTAGGTGGTTATTTGAGACATTCCTTTCTGCTATGTCTAGTAAGCAACCAATAACCATTCTTACTGATCAGTCTGCTGCCATGGCTAAAGCAATAAAAGATGTTTTTCCACAAGCTACTCATCGCTTATGTGTTTGGCATCTTTATCAAAATGCTGCTAAGAATCTAAGTCATGTCTTTCATGGATCTTCAGAATTTGTTGATGATTTTAGCAATTGTATGTATGACTATGAGTTTGAGAATGAGTGGCTATTAGCATGGAATGATATGCTTGAGAAATATAGCCTCCAGGAAAACAAGTGGCTGAATAATTTATTTGAATTGCGAGAAAAATGGGCGTTGGTGTATGGGAGACATACTTTCACCGCAGATATGAAAAGCACACAACGTAGTGAATGCATGAATAATGTGCTTAAGAAATATTTGAGGCCAGAGCATAATCTTTTGCG ATATGAAGATTCAGCACAAAATGTGCATTGTAGTTGTAAAAAGTTTACTTTTGTTGGGATTCTGTGTGTTCATGCACTAAAAGTGCTTGACAAGAAGAATGTGAAGAAGATTCCACCGCAATACATTTTAAAGTGA